Proteins from a genomic interval of Plasmodium reichenowi strain SY57 chromosome 11, whole genome shotgun sequence:
- a CDS encoding hypothetical protein (conserved Plasmodium protein, unknown function) codes for MIDHLKCNCIKYNIPDEDCEPVIKVSGNKDDMLVAVSNNKRNILLYKIINREIIYSDTFYIGDPNKIIALEWSKQNDLLIVTIDMKCIIYKKKDNGKWECTNVNIPTEDLPTCACWHPHTYSFAIGFTSGIIFICSKKENQKWKIKKINNHVASVMFIDWSSSGYILSTNSLDSTSLLVCTSGLLDDNIKNKNNIKIYKNMETFITERNIHNNDIIYKIESEGYIFLHSSFSISNEKIAIIATNFESTYEKQQIIILDYFKSPANTQYVSWVGQTLQRCLFLDDDKLLVYGYEIFPIIVEYLNDEWIISKVVLPEFNIKNLTVDFFYDQKEIQEIEQECEHLDGNEIIGEIVAHSNYILQISMLEPYENKIYIEFITVSSDFSIVLWNFSI; via the exons ATGATAGATCATTTAAAATGTAATTGCATAAAATACAATATCCCTGACGAAGACTGTGAACCTGTAATAAAGGTATCAGGAAATAAAGATGATATGTTAGTAGCTGTTTcgaataataaaagaaatatccttctatataaaataataaataggGAGATAATATACTCAGACACTTTCTATATAGGA GATCCAAACAAAATTATTGCCTTAGAATGGTCTAAACAAAACGATTTACTTATAGTTACAATAGATATgaaatgtataatatataaaaaaaaagataatgGAAAATGGGAATGTACTAATGTGAATATACCAACAGAAGATTTACCTACATGTGCTTGTTGGCATCCTCATACGTATTCATTTGCTATAGGATTTACTTCTggtataatatttatttgttcaaaaaaagaaaatcaaaaatggaaaataaaaaaaattaacaatCATGTGGCAAGTGTAATGTTTATAGACTGGAGTTCATCAG GTTATATCTTATCTACAAATTCACTTGATTCAACCTCGTTACTTGTATGTACTTCAGGTCTATTGGATGATAACATaaagaacaaaaataatatcaa gatttacaaaaatatgGAAACATTCATAACAGAACgaaatattcataataacGACATAATATACAAG ATCGAATCTGAAGGATACATTTTTCTGCATAGTTCCTTTTCAATttcaaatgaaaaaatagCTATAATTG CTACTAATTTTGAGAGCACGTATGAAAAGCAgcaaataataattttggACTATTTCAAATCCCCAGCTAATACTCAATATGTTTCTTGGGTTGGACAAACACTACAAAGATGTTTATTTTTGGATGATGATAAACTATTAGTT tatGGATATGAGATATTTCCAATCATCGTGGAATACTTAAATGATGAATGGATTATATCAAAAGTTGTGTTACCCgaatttaatataaaaaatttaacTGTTGactttttttatgatcAAAAAGAAATTCAAGAAATAGAACAAGAATGTGAACATTTAGATGGAAATGAAATTATTGGTGAAATTGTTGCTCAttcaaattatattttacaaatatCTATGTTAGAACcttatgaaaataaaatatatattgaatttATAACAGTTTCCAGTGATTTCAGTATAGTTCTTTGGAATTTTTCCATATAA
- a CDS encoding hypothetical protein (conserved Plasmodium protein, unknown function) encodes MNLFSPVVFLLLIFLLSYNGSYANYNIKTIKLIFESRDKESSKVISLYGEKDSFVCRSENNEYIRIQDDKTIINNLNIYGIIHTNDLLYFEKEQWKLYYMETFDVKNESWTPSEYSTCGNSPDTFLGGPCKFAATEAYNKIKNLPKHKELKIKLRIHFFDLWEDDSLFLQVDNKTIWTHSHRSCVSKDCFSGINICGQNIPDRLSLPVDMEFLHTSDTLNILVGSTLKKNTNPCETSWGIDDLVIYYK; translated from the exons atgaatttattttctcCTGTTGTCTTTCTCTTGttaatatttctattatCATATAACGGTTCATATGCTAACTATAACATAAAAACgataaaattaatatttgaATCGAGGGATAAGGAAAGCAGCAAGgttatatctttatatgGTGAAAAAGACTCATTTGTTTGTAGGAgtgaaaataatgaatacATAAGAATTCAAGATGataaaacaataataaataatttaaatatatatggaattattcatacaaatgatttattatattttgaaaaagaacaatggaaattatattatatggaGACTTTTGATGTGAAAAATGAATCATGGACCCCCTCC gaatataGTACGTGTGGAAATTCACCAGATACATTTCTTGGTGGACCTTG TAAATTTGCAGCAACTGAAGCATATAATAAGATTAAAAATTTACCAAAAcataaagaattaaaaataaaactaAGAATTCATTTCTTCGACTTATGGGAAGATGATTCTCTCTTTTTACAAGttgataataaaacaatatgGACTC attCCCATAGATCATGTGTATCCAAA gACTGTTTTTCTGGAATAAACATTTGTGGGCAAAATATTCCAGACCGTTTATCA CTACCCGTGGATATGGAGTTTTTGCATACCTCAG ATACATTAAACATACTAGTAGGATCcactttaaaaaaaaacactAACCCTTGTGAGACTTCATGGGGAATAGACGATTTAGTAATATACTATAAATGA
- a CDS encoding acyl-CoA-binding protein, putative, protein MLKNINKPVIFFNVLTGLAFIYLLKNYNENTKHILNKLYSLKNWIVQYSCSFLKRYESIQLPIIDKDIIVDLSNEELEQKFVQTCNAVKMYRTKLKTEEWLHLYGLFKQATIGNMILRNEEESTKSNDTSSKNYDTSSKNYDTSSKNYDTSSKNYDTSSENYDTSSKNYDTSSKNYDTSSKNYDTSSNNNDTSSYNNIENISNIDGKKKKKNKNKNNKNTNNNNNNNNNNNNNKNNNNNNNMEFIEIQKRKAWKNCYNVNKNTCKYLYVQYFNKLFPDALEKLNNDDNMKFSKTVSKMKPFKEQNKKHLENENNDDDNNICDILCQHVVMGDLASIKKNLKHNPSLINKKNSSGLTPLHYACDRGYIDIVKYLVHQGANINVEDSYGDTPLHMAAYSEKLNVVDFLKSVGADINKTNSEGLTIDWILSQN, encoded by the coding sequence ATGTTAAAGAACATTAATAAACcagttatatttttcaatgTGCTAACAGGTCTTGCATTTATTTacttattaaaaaattataatgaaaatacaaaacatatattaaacaaattatattcCTTGAAAAATTGGATAGTACAATATTCCTGTAGTTTTTTGAAAAGGTATGAGAGCATACAGCTCCCTATAATAGACAAAGATATTATAGTAGATTTATCAAATGAGGAATTAGAACAAAAATTTGTACAAACATGTAACGCTGTAAAAATGTATAGAACTAAATTAAAAACAGAAGAATGGTTACATTTATATGGATTATTTAAGCAGGCAACAATTGGTAATATGATATTACgaaatgaagaagaaagTACAAAAAGTAATGACACATCatcaaaaaattatgacacatcatcaaaaaattatgacacatcatcaaaaaattatgacACGTCatcaaaaaattatgacACATCATCAGAAAATTATGACACGTCatcaaaaaattatgacACGTCatcaaaaaattatgacACGTCatcaaaaaattatgacacatcatcaaataataatgacacatcatcatataataatatagaaaatatatcaaatatagatgggaaaaaaaaaaaaaaaaataaaaataaaaataacaaaaacacaaacaataataataacaataataataacaataataataacaaaaacaataacaataataataacatggaatttattgaaatacaaaaaagaaaagcttggaaaaattgttataatgtaaataaaaatacatgtaaatatttatatgtacaatattttaataaattatttccAGACGCTTTAGagaaattaaataatgatgacAATATGAAATTTTCCAAAACAGTAAGTAAAATGAAACCTTTcaaagaacaaaataaaaaacatttagaaaatgagaataatgatgatgataataatatatgtgataTTTTATGTCAACATGTTGTTATGGGTGATCTTGcaagtataaaaaaaaatttaaaacataatccttcattaattaataaaaaaaattccaGTGGGTTAACACCGTTACATTATGCATGTGATAGAGgatatatagatatagTAAAATATTTAGTACATCAAGGTGCAAATATTAATGTCGAAGATTCTTATGGTGACACACCTTTACATATGGCAGCATACTCAGAAAAACTAAATGTTGTAGACTTTTTAAAATCAGTAGGTGCAGATATTAATAAGACCAATTCTGAAGGTTTGACCATTGATTGGATTTTAAGTCAAAATTGA
- a CDS encoding tRNA m(1)G methyltransferase, putative produces MNQEEEDEAQKFLGNFINVIDPSDINKNRRDKKKKTKKEKKKEKREHLKEKRKKKRPEEKKRKKEKKREALLKILNNLNEEEKIAFLKERKLSEIKKKEEKKQFLIKSYNEGYKICFNCSFQNLMEEKEISSLAKQIFLSYHYMLKKKVPVQFHFTHMNDNDDISSTLKRYSFDKWMVHIHKDDYWNIFNKDKIVVLSPDASEELEEIKKDEVYIISALVDRSVSKNLSFYQASLHGLKTRKLPLEKYIKKKKSNVLNVNTVVEILIHYIKTPNWLKVFETCIPQKKVMCFFYDSSSSVNEDERIIKVDNEICINEKKDIQVHF; encoded by the exons ATGAACCAGGAAGAAGAGGACGAGGCCCAAAAATTTTTGGGAAATTTCATAAACGTTATTGATCCTAgtgatataaataaaaatcgAAGAGAcaaaaagaagaaaacaaaaaaagagaaaaaaaaagaaaagagagaacatttaaaagaaaaacgaaaaaaaaaaagaccagaagaaaagaaaagaaaaaaagaaaaaaaaagagaagctttattaaaaatattaaataatttaaatgaagaagaaaaaatagcttttttaaaagaaagaaaactttcagaaataaaaaaaaaagaagaaaaaaaacaattcTTAATCAAATCATATAATGAAggatataaaatatgttttaattGTAGTTTTCAAAATCTTATggaagaaaaagaaatatcCAGTTTAGCTAAACAAATCTTTTTATCATATCattatatgttaaaaaaaaaagtaccTGTACAATTTCATTTTACACATATgaatgataatgatgatatcTCATCCACGTTAAAAAGATATTCTTTCGATAAATGGATGgtacatatacataaagATGATTATtggaatatatttaataaagaCAAAATAGTTGTGTTATCTCCAGACGCTTCAGAG GAATTAgaggaaataaaaaaggatgaagtatatattatatctgCCCTAGTAGATAGGAGTGTTTCAAAG aatttatctttttatcAAGCATCCCTTCATGGTTTGAAGACAAGGAAGCTACCTTTAGAA aaatatataaaaaaaaaaaaaagtaacGTACTAAATGTAAATACAGTAGTCGAAATTttaatacattatataaaaacacCCAACTGGTTGAAAGTTTTTGAAACTTGTATTCcacaaaaaaaagttatGTGTTTCTTTTATGATTCTTCTTCAAGTGTAAATGAAGACGAACGAATTATAAAAGTTGACAATGAAATTTgtataaatgaaaaaaaagatatcCAAGTACATTTTTAA
- a CDS encoding splicing factor U2AF small subunit, putative — MAEHLARIIGTEEDRVNCPFFWKIGACRHGDQCSRSHYKPNCAQTLVIRHMYDNPPIAVAIAEGQMVEDEVLDKAADHFEEFYEEVFDELMKYGEIEDMVVCDNIGDHIIGNVYIKYTHEDYAEKAVNELNGRFYAGKPLQIEYTPVTDFREARCRQFVEGQCRRGGYCNFMHIKHVPRTVKRKLYRRMYKKYPEYKKRRARKDDSDDDGRRESYREGKDKYKRDRRSSHHHSSKRKNRSDNEDDDDDEDRSYKHARRENSAERREKIERWNKEREMKNMNKEDNKSNADEKED; from the coding sequence atggCTGAGCATTTAGCTCGAATTATTGGGACAGAAGAGGACAGAGTTAACTGTCCTTTTTTTTGGAAAATAGGTGCTTGCCGTCATGGTGATCAATGTAGTAGAAGTCATTATAAACCAAATTGTGCTCAGACATTAGTAATAAGACATATGTATGATAACCCACCTATAGCTGTTGCAATAGCAGAAGGGCAAATGGTAGAAGATGAAGTATTAGATAAAGCAGCTGACCATTTTGAAGAATTTTATGAAGAAGTATTTGATGAATTAATGAAATATGGAGAGATTGAAGATATGGTTGTTTGTGATAATATAGGTGATCATATTATTGGTAATGtgtatattaaatatacacatGAGGATTATGCTGAAAAGGCGGTAAACGAGTTAAATGGTAGATTTTATGCGGGAAAACCATTACAAATTGAGTATACACCAGTTACTGATTTTAGAGAAGCACGCTGTCGACAATTTGTAGAAGGTCAATGTCGAAGAGGCGGTTATTGTAATTTTATGCATATCAAACATGTTCCTAGAACTGTTAAAAGAAAACTATATAGGAgaatgtataaaaaatatcctgaatataaaaaaagaagagCAAGAAAAGACGATTCAGATGATGATGGACGTCGTGAAAGTTATAGAGAAGGAAAAgacaaatataaaagagATAGACGTAGTAGTCATCATCATTCATCAAAACGAAAAAATAGAAGTGATAATGAAGATGATGACGATGATGAAGACAGAAGCTATAAACACGCAAGAAGAGAAAATAGTGCCGAACGAAGAGAAAAAATTGAAAGATGGAATAAAGAAAgagaaatgaaaaatatgaacaaagAAGATAATAAGTCAAATGCAGATGAAAAAGAAGACTGA